Below is a window of Bos javanicus breed banteng chromosome 6, ARS-OSU_banteng_1.0, whole genome shotgun sequence DNA.
atgaccaatgtgttctcttggcaaaattctgttatctttttccttgcttcattttgtacaccaAGACCTAACTTGTCTCATTCCAGGTATcgcttggcttcctacttttgcgctCCAgtctcctgtaatgaaaaggacatatttttttagtattagttctcaaaggtcttgtcAGTCTtcctagaaccgttcaacttcagcttcttcagcatttgtggttgtggcatagacttggtttacggtgatgttgaatggtttgccttggaaatgaactgagatcattctgtcatttttgagattgtgctcgagtactgaattttggactcttgttgactatgagagcctctcccattaggaagcttgcacaagcctctcgtcctcatccatcagaggacagagagAATGGAAACCACAGAAATCTAATCAAAATGATCACAAAGGTCACAGCCTtatgtaactcaatgaaattatgagccatgctgtatagggtcacccaagacagatgggtcatggtgaagagttctggcaAAATGCTGTCCACTGATGAAGGGAATGGCATTCCTGCCTTGAAAATCCTATGAAAGTATGAAATGGCAGTAAGATacaaaactgaaagatgaactcccaacgttggtaggtgtccaatatgccatgggagaagagtggagaaatggccccagaaagaataaagaggctgagccaaagcggaAATGAAGCCCTGTTGTGGATGtgtttggtggtgaaagtaaaatcctATGGTGTataaataataaactttattaataaagttattaaattattttaataaacttttaaaattattttcatatccaTGCTTTCTCAAAGTTATGAgtctttcctttgttctttgtCTGGAAAATTGCCATATCTTTCTGCATTTGTCTACTATGAACATGActattcctatttatttattggcaATGGAGATTATAGTATGTGCCCATTAAAAGTCCTTGTCAGACAGtaatttttcataaagaaaaatacagtgtttATCTTGTTAACTATTACATCCCCTAAAAGAGCACACTGAGTCTCCAAAAAGTTTCcatattttctctaaaaatatctGCTTGAATAAATGGGTGAATGAAATAAATATCAGATTTCAAACTTCTTTCTAGCAGTTGTCATTagcatgtgtgtgctgtgtttagttgctcagttatgttcaactctttgcaaccccatggactgtaacctgcgaggctcctctgtccatggggattctccaggcaagaaactggagtgggttgccatagcctactcgaggggatcttcccagcccaggaattgaaccagggtctcctgcattacaggtggattctttaccagctgagctatggaGAAGCCCTGTATTAGCATGCATAATTTTGAGTACATATCAAgcaaacatgtaaataaatatgtatagttATATATAAACATCCTCTTTTTCACTTACTGTTTTAAATTAATATGTTTCCACAAAGTTATATTAAATGCATATGACTTTCTTACTCATTCTAATAAATTGAACATGTCTGTATGAGAGGGTTGTAAGTACTAGAGAAATGTACATAAATCACCAAACAAAACAGctgaagaaaatatattcaatgaATTGTAATACTCATATAATTTTTCAGAGCTGTTCATTTTATTGAGCTGTTATTACTTCTCATGATTAttcaattaataatttttaaaattttaagtaaatgatTGTATCTGTAAAATTGGATGCATTGGTCTCTTTCTTGATAAttcatgtttattttgaaattaatggATTTTAACAAGTTCCTTGGTTTTATACCATGCATCAATTAGAATGTTTATTTCATAATtgttcatcccttcattcttgaAGCATCATCCTCTCCTGGTTTTCTAAGAAAGAACCCCCAGTTTTGTTCCTAATAACTAGTCATTCTTCCTTATTCTTGCTTCAAAGCTTCCTCTGAATCTGCTCATAATGGTGATCCTGGAAtgctttattcttcatttatctCCCCAGACCTAATAtcctcaattttattttcaaattttatatctCAGGATGCTCACATCTGTACACTGTATTAATTGAATTCCTCTACTCTGTAGCTTCTAGCTGTATTTAGGCAATGGGGGAAGATAGTAATTATATTTCATCATCATTCTTTTCCTGGTTTGAGACCACGTCTTCAGCAATTGCTTTTTGCTTCCATTTCTATATCTTTGACCATCTGTTTCTTCCTCCATAGTTTCAATTCTCACTAAAGATAGCAGTAACATTCTAAGAGATTAGTGAGATTCTCAGGCAAAGGAAGAAACCTATAGATAACTAGGGTCAGAAAGGGAGCTATCAGGCAAGCAGCAGCTCTGGAGCTGAAGTTAGTCCTGTATGTAATGGGTGTCCAATCTCAGAAACCAAATGGGTGCTTGCACTTAGATAGTGTTCATGGTCAGCTGGTCAGGAATGGCCAGCCCAGCTCTCATGAGACCTAAACTATTTGCTACATTCTAATTAGCAAAAATAAATTGAGAATAGAGCAAACAAATATCTGTTCTCAAAACATGATTGTTAAAGTCAAAACATATCAGGATGACTCGCCTTTTTAGAAAGATAACatttaacaaatacatatttatccTTCACAATAAATCTgtagaatttattttcattttcagtattgtacatttttaagtgtgtgtgcacgtgtgctcactcacatccaactcttcacgacctcatggactgtaacccaccaggctcctctgtccatgggatttcctacaCAAGAAtgttggagcaggttgccacttcctactccagggatcttctccacccaaggaTGGAAatcacatctcttatatctcctgaagtagcaggcagatttttaccactataccacctgggaggccccataTTCAAGAGGACATACTTCAGTGatataattacttttaaattGGAATTCATTTTCAATAtaccatattaaaataaataagagtttttaaaagttcagtaagTCTGTGgatgccatttattttttttcagttatatatcaaatattgaaattaaaactTCAATTAAATGTGTCATTAAGTttataatggataaagaaagtaaaatctttAATGCATTTGTTAAATTAATGCAAAGCTGAATCCAATATAACTATTCCTCTTTAGTGCTTTGCATTGATACATATTTACTACAGCGTAGAGTtggttgaggggcttccctggtggctcagtggtaaagaatctgcctacaaggcaggagacttgggttcaatacttgggtcaagaagatgccctggagaaagaaatcccaacccattccaatattcttgcttggaaaattccatggacagaggaacctggaaggctatggCCCAtcggattgcaaaagagttggacatgacttagcaacaaacaacaacaacaatccttggTTGAATAGGTTTGTTAACATCTCATATCCTTGAACAATTAattgataaatttaaatttattgaaaatagAGACTGAAAACTATTATAATAATTGTATCAatcaagtaaatatttattttttgacataaAATGACACTTTTGATTATAGTGGCTATAGATTATGAgcattaacaatttttaaatataatgaattGGACCTTAACTTCAAGATTATCCATTGTACTATAAGTTacaattttcataaaattattaaaatgttttctatatttcttgctattttttctaaaaattatctcTTCTTCCTTAACATACTGCTGACATTCTCTGCCCTTGAGAAAAAATAACCAATAATTCAATAGATCTCTTGCTTGAAGGCAGTGTTCAGTCTCTTGTACAAAATGGTACACAAGAATATTTTCTGACTAAAGTCAGGAATGTAGGTATGGTTATCTATGTGTTTAATGAAAATCTGTAGATTTTCACTGTCCCTGGTGTGATATGCCATCACAGTTATTATCAAATCATGCTCTGACCTCAGTAACACTTGGCAAGCAGAAAGTCTTTTATGACAAATAAAATCATTACTCTTCTTGTAATAGACTAGTATCCTATGATGGTTTTCTAATTCGTATGTTCTAGCAAATATtgtgaattttattctttgtgttctCTGCATCTATCAGCTCTTACTTACATTTGTGTAAGTACATTATGTTTTCCACAGGATTCAATATATTGTCAGTCAGCATATaacttaaagttaaaaataaagaaaaaattaatattatgaatgaaagtgaaagtgttagtcactcagtcatgtccaactctttgcaactccatgcactgtatctggcctaccaggctcctctgtccaaggaattctccaggcaagaataatggagtgggttgccattcccttctccaggggatcttcccagtccagggatcttcccagtccagggatcaaacccaggtctcctgcactgcaggcagattctttaccttctgagccaccacagaagcttGATACTATGAATAgacaaacataaaattatttgtgTACCTTTCTTAGGAATGTTTGAGGAAGAGAGTAAAGCCAGAtgggaaaagataaagaaagaatgGAACATCCCCATGGTTAATGCTGTTGTTGAATTCTAGAATTTATATCTATGTTAAGGTAGAGACGAATGGAATTCTGGAAATAAGATGAAGATATATTTACGGTCATTGTGGCTAGAATGAACAGAAGTGCCCATGCAAGCCTTTGGCAAACTTAGAAAGatctattctctttttttcttctttcctgttttacCAAATTTTCGACAAGAAAACAGACAGCATCTTGTGACCAAGAATACAGCTGTTGCCACACAGGCCAGCAGGAACCCGATCACATCCAGAGAGTGGTACTGGTACCAGGTGAGGTTGTGGGCGGCTGGCCTCAGGTGCTTGGCTCCTTTGTGGCGCATGACAAATTCGATCCAGAAGACTGCTCGGTCCAGGGGCTTTACAGGCTGATCATGGTGAATCCTTTTTAGCCTCATAGCATTCTCTTTATAACTGGTAGGCAAAAACATGGAAATTATATAtagagttttgttttcatttaaggtAAGTATAGTAATATTTCATAGCTTTTATCCTAAAGCTTTATTCTCTACAGTCATGACTCTAATTTATACATTACCGTCTGTTAGGAGGATTCCTCCCTTCAGAGCTAAAAGAACTTTACACAtacaattttcaatattttttaaaaattaaatttatcctGTACTTAacaggatacatgtatacataaggtagaaagaataattaattaaaagtatTACCCTGAAGATTCCTTTCCAAacacatttctctcttttccatgGAGGTAAAGACTGAATGCATGTTTATTATTGCCACACACTGCTTTGTAGTTTTACCCTGTTTGCATTTAGTTtccatgcttttgaactttaAATAAGAAATATCATCTAATACGTATTTTTAAGAAGTTGCTTTTCTTGCTCAATATTGTATGTGAAATTTGTCTGTATTGATGGTTTATTCATGGTTTATTTTTTACTACTGTGTAGTATTGCATTAGATATATACCCCATGATTTACTCAGCAGCCCTGTTGATAGACAGTGagttatttcagtttctttttctattatagaCCATGTTCCTATGTACACTTGTGGCATGTTCAAGCTCACAAAGCAAAGGCAAGAGTTTCTCTAGAAGTGGAATTTCACATTGTTCATGACTTTGATGtcactgtgtgtgttagttgctcagtcgtgtctgactctgtgaccccatggactgtagcccacaagactcctctgcccatgggattctccaggccaagaatattggagtgagttgccatttccttcttcaaggcattttcctgacccaaggatcgaatccaggtctcctgcattgcaggcagatgctttaccatctgagctactactAGCTAACGCCAAATCATCTTCCAAGATGGTTATATCAACTTATAATTTTAAGACAAGTTTCTGAGGATTTCAGTTGTTCCACATTCTGGTCAATAGTTTTGccagatttcttaatttctttatttttttcaatctggTAAGTATAAAATGTTATCTCTTGGTTTTAATTTGACTTATCTATTTAGGGATGAGGTTTTAATGAACAAATGCTTATAACCaattcatatttccttttctgcAAAATTCTTGTTCaaacttttccttatttttctaatagatttttattttttctgattagtTTTTAGGAGCAATTTTTAATAATCTATATAGTAATCTTCTGTTCATTATCTGAGTATTAAAAAAATCTCCTTCCAGTTGAAGAAAAAAGTAAGTATAGGATGCATGTCACATGCTAAATGAACGAAAAGCCACAGGTatgttaaaaaaatgttaattcttgCTGTGACATAAACTTTGCTGGTCACATAGCATGTTAAGAGTTATGAGGAAGGGAGTGGAAGAAATACATTCTTTACAGAATGTGGtaaaacacaaacatataaaaaagatgGAATAAGTCAGTTGTAAATGAATTGCCTCATTTTTCCAAGAACGTATATTGGCCTTGTGTGAATTATAGTTTTGAAATTACTCCAGATCAAGATTGTAAATAACCCTATACTGAGAGAAAATACCCACTAGGAAGTCCATAAGCAGATTGTCCAGGAAAAGATCTGAGAATTTACATAATCaccagcattatttttttttgagaaagcacTAATAGAATATTTGAAATCTTGGTTGTGTTTTACAATTTCAGCCAATAGCTTCAGCAGTTTGGGAGAGGAAGTAATAAAATTGTTCTCATATGATAATGTTGCAGttgttatttatatttgaaaatacacTAGTTTAAAATGCATGAAACATTGGACATTTTTGAGTATCACAGGTAAAATAATTAAAGATAAGCCTTTAAAAGTGGTAGTACTGTAGGGCAACTAAACCTGcagaccacaactactgagtttgTGAgaggcaatgaagacccagtacagccaaatacacacacacacacacacacaataaaataaaatagtagtaCTTACGAAGGTTCATTAATGACTGTTCTCAAGGCATTGAGCAAATCTGCACTTGTCATTGTGTTTATATTCACTTCCACAGCTGCTCCTTTGGCCTTCATGTGAGCAATGTTGTCAGGCTGATCAGCAAACATTGGGACTCCCACCATAGGCACCCCATGATAGATAGCTTCATAGATCCCATTGGTTCCACCATGAGTGATAAATGCTTTTGCTTTGGGATGACCTAGATAGGAGATTAGATGAGATGTGGGTGAAACATtaacagaatttcagaaaaacatgggGTAAAAACTCTTGGATAACTCAATGAAGAAAGCAATATTTTCTATGAAAGCTGAAAATATGGGTAATTTCTACCTCAAAAATACCATGACccctgaaaaaggcaaaattaatcCCCTTTGCATTGTCTGGAAAGACTTATTGAAGAGGTAATAGCTGAACTGAGATTGAAATTTAAAGAATGATGAGAGTCTTAAAATGAAGATCCCCTTTTGAGAATCAGAGGAAGTATCAATCTAAAATAAGTGACCAATTCTTTAATTATATTTGCTTCAAAAGTGCAAGTAAAAtgtggaaatttaaatatttcacttgttTATTGAATTTCCTTGGTCTTACCAAGAAGATCATTCTGTGGTATCCAATCATAGAGCCGAGTATTGGCTCCTAACGTGGCAGGTTTCTTTCCTTTGTATCTCCATAAAACCTGTGGAAGACAGTGCTTTAGTTgtgaagtaaaaacaaacaaacaaacaaaattaaggcATTTTAAGGCTATAGAGCTATTTAGAAATCATATAGTCCATaccagtttttttgtttctttgttttgctatTTGAAAGCCTGTGCTGAGATGTTATATGAAgtaaacagaagtttattaaaaGTTTCAAACAATGGACATGTTCATGTGTACCTTTTACGGCAGTTAACTTTAacttaaaaatcaaaaccaaaaaatattGTGAAGAAAGTTTTTCAAGAAAAAGTCTATACCAAAATATGAAAACAGCAAATACCACTTGATATTCTGAAAgggtaaattaaaataatttgtaagtttttttttttttaatttaagagaaCTAgatcatctcatacactagtaaattaatgctcaaaattctccaatccaggcttcaacagtacatgaaccacgaacttccaggtgttcaatctggatttggaaaaggcagagaaaccagagatcaaattgccaacatccgctggattatcaaaaaagcaagagagttccagaaaaacatttacttctgctttattgactataccaaagcctttgactgtgtggatcaccacaaatctggaaaattcttcaagagatgggaataccagaccaactgacctgccacttgagaaatctgtatgcaggtcaggaagcaacagttagaacgggacatggaacaacagactggttccaaatagggaaaagagtacatcaagtctgtatattgtcaccttgcttatttaacttatatgcagagtacatcgtgagaaacactgggctggataaagcacaagctggaatcaagattgccgggagaaatatcaataacctcagatatgcagaggataccacccttatggcagaaaatgaagaagaactaaagagcctcttgatgaaattgaaagaggagagtgaaaaagttgacttaaacctcaacattcagaaaactaagatcatggcatctggtcctataacttcatggcaaatagatggaaaaacagtgaactcagtgacagacttttatttctttgggctccaaaatcactgaagatggtgactgtagccatgaaattaaaagacacttgctccttggaagaaaagctatgaccaacctagacagcatattaaaaagcagagacattactttgccaacaaatgtacatctagtcaaagctatggtttttccagtagtcatgtatggatgtgagagctggaccataaagaaagctgagtgccaaagaattgatgttcttgaactgtggtgatggagaagactcttgagaatcccttggccttgaaggagatccaaccagtccatcttaaaggaaatcagccctgaatattcatttggaagaactgagatgctgaagctgaaactccagtactttgaccacctgatgcgaagagctgactcactggaaaagaccctggtgctaggaaagattaaaggcaggaggatgaggggacgacagaggatgagatggttggatggcatcaccgactcaacggacattactttgaggaaactctgggagttggtgatggacagggaggcctggaatgctgcagaccatggggtcacaaggagttggacatgactgagcaactgaactgaactgaaggcaatagGGTACGTGTACCAACTGACTGAGGTATAGCTGTCTAAATAAATGAGTACATATCTAGACAGTCAGTTTCATCTGTCTGGGCCACTCTCCCATTAGTATGTATGTTGATCTAGTCTCTTTATTTGGCTGTATGCTCCTTGAAGATGGAACTGAACTTTCTGGGTTTTTTCCCCATTACTAAGGTGACTTGGTTCTCAGATCTTTCAAGGaatctttcctgtcttctttgaAAGACCATGGTTGGGATGGTGTATCCATTTTTCTGGATTGAACAGTATGGCCAGCAGAATAACAGAGAGGTTAAAGCTGTGCTCCCTGGAGTCCAACAGACATAATACTACCATATACTCATTGTGTGATCCTCAGCATATTATTTCACCCctataagcctcagtttcctaggATGTCTATGTGACCAGTGGAAACCGCTACCTCATAATGGGCAAtctaagaattaaataagattatgTGTATAAAAGATGTTGCAGAGTATATGGCATTTAATAAGTTCTGGTATGAAAAAATTACTAGAATCTTAACATTTCATCtctattttattgaaaataaatgactTCATGAAAAGATGTATTTTCATAGTAACGTGAAGGTTCAGTAAGAAAGTGGTAAAGTGTGTCCCAAATACATCTGAatcttttgaaacatttttacttAAAGGTGGTGCCAGTTTTGTTTCATGAAGGACGAGTTACAACTTTTATCTGGAAAGAATACTAAAAGCCACCCACTCTCTACAATTGCAAACTGACTCTGCTCACCAGGATTGGAGTTTATACTAACCTTTTGTGGAATCTGGGCAAGAGCTGAGGCAATGCGATTGGCTTTTTCTTCTGTGAGATTTTTGACCATTGACCCCAGAGAAAATACCACAATACCATCTTCACCTGAACTTTGGACAAATTCTTCCATTTCCTGCAGGGATAAGATTATATTTTATTGCACTAttaattcaatgaacatgagtttgggcaaactctgggagagagtgaaggacagagaagtgcagtccatgcggttgcagagtcagatgtgactgaacaactgaacacatcaacaaaattatgtttattaCATAAGTGCCAATCACAGAGGGGAAAAGACTCTCTTACACTTCTAAATTggaagactcaagagatgtgtGAGGGACATTGTTAGATTGATTCTGTCTTCTGCCATATAGAACCATCTAGTCTTGTTAGGAGGAAATGTATTTCTGAAATGATGGGCTAAATATACAATGGGTGATTAcacaataaaaacatgaaacCAAACCATTATACAAAATTAATAGGTGATAAAAGGTAGATGTTCTCATGGTACATGGAACTATTACTCCCAAAGTTTAATTTTATGAACCAACAGACCTGTCTGCAAACTTgtaaaaatattctttggaagaaagccTGAAGAAGGATTCTGAAttaggcttttaaaatttttagcatCCCAGTTTACAGTCAATACCTTTTGAATAACTTTATCTAGCTTCCTGTTAGGCATTTAGGATATTTTCCTCATGTTTATTATTTCCCTGTTTAGTAGGGctaaaatgattttaaacaactgctatatatagtaatatatttgaaaaaagataATGGAGTGAAATTCCTGTTACAGTCATTATAACACTTATGACACAGTGCTTCTGTTTCACAAGAGTATGACACTAACAATGTGCCCAAAATGTGAGTCTTAGAACAGAAGTAAATTATACATTTCTCTGCAAATAAAATTCTCCTGATGATCACTTggatgctaagttgctccagtcatgtccaactctttgcgacctcatggactagagcccaccatggtgccatttcatcctccagggatcaaactcacatttcttacctggtctcctgcattggcaggtgggttctttacctctagcatcacctgggaagttgtGCAAATTGGGGACAGCAAAGTCTGGGATTGAGGTTCCTCATTATCTATGTGAATGTCACCTTCTAGAGACGTGTCATCTCTTTGTAACTATTCATGGTTATCCTACAGTCACTGGTGTTTCTCAGTTAAAGGCTAGTAAAATTACCAAGGGAAGGACAATGCCATAAACAAAAGCAGATCACTCTTTTTAGCTCAGTTAAAATTAAGAGAATACCTGATGTCCTAGGAATTGGTGTTTTATCTCTATGATTCATCTCCCTACATAGACAGTGATTGAATAAaaaaacatcacacacacacacacacacacaggcatagaCACACATACCTGTGTATAAGAATTATACACTTATCTGTTTGATTTGGTTTCTTAgtttaatttcattgcttttctattttgtgtGTCCAGTGATTGGCATAATTCTTTCATGAGAAAGATAAGCCATGATTGGTATTCATATTTCTGAAATATCTATATTAATAACTGAGTTTTGGAATGGAATACAT
It encodes the following:
- the LOC133249631 gene encoding UDP-glucuronosyltransferase 2A2 isoform X3; translated protein: MLRRFQKSLERGRPTTLCETMGKAEIWLIRTYWDFEFPRPYLPNFEFVGGLHCKPAKPLPKEMEEFVQSSGEDGIVVFSLGSMVKNLTEEKANRIASALAQIPQKVLWRYKGKKPATLGANTRLYDWIPQNDLLGHPKAKAFITHGGTNGIYEAIYHGVPMVGVPMFADQPDNIAHMKAKGAAVEVNINTMTSADLLNALRTVINEPSYKENAMRLKRIHHDQPVKPLDRAVFWIEFVMRHKGAKHLRPAAHNLTWYQYHSLDVIGFLLACVATAVFLVTRCCLFSCRKFGKTGKKKKRE